In a genomic window of Roseiflexus castenholzii DSM 13941:
- a CDS encoding SIR2 family NAD-dependent protein deacylase gives MDWAEIKHAADLLRNARSVVALTGAGVSTPSGIPDFRGPEGAWTRVDPSEVASLQNFLRNPRAFYDWFRPLLDRVLSAAPNAAHYALAALEEQNVLKAIITQNFDGLHQRAGSREVYELHGHLRTSTCPECERQIPTRVLLPKIRRGDPPRCSCGHPLKPDVVLFDEMLPRGLYWLARRAVEHADVIIVAGTSLEVFPVNELPAIGLRHGAKLIIINTGPTYMDGRAEAVIRTDVALALPQLVEQATGAPLLERTR, from the coding sequence ATGGATTGGGCAGAGATTAAGCATGCTGCCGATCTGCTGCGGAATGCGCGGAGCGTTGTTGCGCTCACCGGCGCAGGCGTCAGCACCCCGTCTGGCATCCCCGATTTTCGTGGTCCCGAAGGCGCATGGACGCGCGTCGATCCGTCGGAAGTCGCATCGCTCCAGAACTTTTTGCGCAACCCGCGCGCATTCTACGATTGGTTCCGTCCCCTGCTCGACCGGGTGCTATCGGCAGCGCCGAATGCAGCGCATTATGCGCTTGCAGCCCTGGAAGAGCAGAACGTGCTCAAGGCGATCATCACCCAGAACTTCGATGGGCTGCATCAGCGCGCGGGATCGCGCGAAGTCTACGAGTTGCATGGGCATTTGCGCACATCTACCTGCCCGGAGTGTGAGCGTCAGATACCCACCCGCGTGTTGCTGCCCAAAATCCGTCGCGGCGATCCGCCACGGTGCAGTTGCGGTCACCCGCTCAAACCGGACGTGGTGCTGTTCGACGAGATGTTGCCGCGAGGGTTGTACTGGCTGGCGCGGCGCGCTGTTGAACATGCTGATGTCATCATCGTCGCCGGAACCTCGCTGGAAGTCTTTCCCGTCAACGAATTGCCTGCGATTGGCTTGCGCCACGGCGCGAAATTGATTATCATCAATACCGGTCCGACCTACATGGACGGGCGCGCCGAGGCGGTTATTCGCACTGATGTTGCGCTGGCGCTGCCTCAACTGGTCGAACAGGCGACCGGTGCGCCCCTCCTTGAACGAACGCGATAG
- a CDS encoding protein DA1, whose amino-acid sequence MSGHALDAPDTLRCAACGALLIDGYYFIHGRRERYCARCIRERDRCDVCSAPLGNRYWTLHDGRRLCETCHATAIYDPRVARMLFDETVAAIVAQLGMALRVGVEFRLVDTPTLAAVRAQDRPPQPGEAPALGLYQRHGRLRVIYMLYGLPKLLFRTVVAHEYAHAWQGENCPLLDDHDLIEGFAEWVAYHHLSYLGCHKAVAAMRESNHPYRPLLERMLALEAQIGPAGVLEYMRRAGIH is encoded by the coding sequence ATGTCTGGTCACGCCCTCGACGCTCCCGACACGCTCCGTTGTGCAGCGTGCGGCGCGCTGCTGATCGACGGGTATTATTTCATCCATGGGCGACGCGAACGCTACTGCGCGCGCTGCATCCGCGAACGGGATCGCTGCGATGTCTGCTCGGCGCCGCTCGGCAACCGCTACTGGACGTTGCACGATGGTCGGCGCCTGTGCGAGACATGCCACGCCACGGCGATCTACGATCCACGTGTTGCGCGGATGTTGTTCGACGAAACCGTTGCCGCGATTGTGGCACAACTCGGCATGGCGCTGCGGGTCGGGGTTGAGTTTCGTCTGGTCGACACGCCAACGCTGGCGGCAGTGCGGGCACAGGACAGGCCACCGCAACCGGGGGAAGCGCCCGCACTGGGGCTGTATCAGCGCCATGGTCGGTTGCGCGTCATCTATATGCTCTATGGGCTGCCGAAATTGCTCTTTCGCACCGTTGTCGCACACGAATATGCCCACGCCTGGCAGGGCGAGAATTGCCCACTCCTCGACGACCACGACCTGATCGAGGGGTTCGCCGAATGGGTGGCGTACCATCACCTCAGTTACCTCGGCTGCCACAAAGCCGTTGCCGCTATGCGCGAATCGAACCACCCCTACCGTCCGCTCCTCGAGCGCATGCTGGCGCTCGAAGCGCAGATCGGTCCCGCCGGTGTGCTGGAGTACATGCGCCGAGCCGGGATTCACTGA